A genomic stretch from Xenopus laevis strain J_2021 chromosome 6S, Xenopus_laevis_v10.1, whole genome shotgun sequence includes:
- the LOC108719750 gene encoding regulating synaptic membrane exocytosis protein 2 isoform X36 — translation MGREQRQQQSQRAPGLRIQRSQSRSSLSASFEALAGYFPCMNSMEEDEEVGGKKLKSTIQRSTETGLAVEMRNWMTRQASRESTDGSMNSYSSEGNLIFPGVRLASDSQFSDFLDGIGPAQLVGRQTLATTSLGDIQVGMADKKGQLEVEVIRARGLVVKPGSKTLPAPYVKVYLLENGVCIAKKKTKVARKTLEPLYQQVLAFEESPQGKVLQIIIWGDYGRMDHKSFMGVAQILLDELDLSSMVIGWYKLFPPSSLVDPTLAPLTRRASQSSLESSTGPSYARS, via the exons ATGGGCAGGGAGCAGCGCCAGCAGCAGTCGCAGAGGGCCCCCGGGCTGCGCATCCAGCGCTCGCAAAGTCGCAGCAGTCTGTCCGCTTCTTTCGAGGCTCTGGCCGGTTATTTCCCCTGTATGAACTCAATGGAGGAGGACGAAG AAGTCGGAGGGAAGAAGCTGAAAAGCACCATCCAGAGAAGTACGGAAACAGGCCTGGCAGTGGAAATGAGAAACTGGATGACACGACAAGCCAGCAGGGAGTCTACAGACGGGAGTATGAACAGCTACAGCTCAGAGGGGAA TCTAATATTCCCTGGTGTCCGGCTGGCTTCCGACAGCCAGTTCAGTGACTTTTTGGATGGTATTGGTCCTGCTCAGCTGGTTGGTCGCCAGACTTTGGCCACAACGTCTTTGG GAGATATTCAGGTGGGAATGGCTGACAAAAAAGGACAGTTGGAGGTGGAGGTTATACGAGCCCGTGGTCTTGTGGTTAAACCAGGCTCAAAGACACTGCCAG CACCATATGTAAAGGTGTATCTCCTAGAAAATGGAGTGTGCATagccaaaaagaaaacaaaagttgCAAGAAAAACGCTGGAGCCTCTGTACCAGCAAGTGTTGGCTTTTGAGGAATCACCACAAGGGAAGGTCCTGCAG ATAATCATTTGGGGTGACTATGGACGCATGGACCACAAGTCCTTCATGGGGGTGGCTCAGATACTTTTAGATGAACTGGACCTATCCAGCATGGTGATTGGATGGTATAAACTTTTCCCCCCTTCCTCTTTAGTAGACCCAACATTGGCTCCGCTCACTAGGAGAGCTTCCCAATCATCTCTTGAAAGCTCCACGGGACCTTCTTATGCTCGTTCATAG